In one Moritella sp. 5 genomic region, the following are encoded:
- a CDS encoding SulP family inorganic anion transporter: protein MFEFPKYSIASVKNDVLSGLTVALALVPEAVAFAFVAGVEPLVGLYAAFMVGLITAIFGGRPGMISGATGAMAVVMVSLVADNGVQYLFAAVVLAGLLQVLAGVFKLGKFIRIVPHPVMMGFVNGLAIVIFLAQLGQFKFIDTNGDLAWLQGSQLYIMLGLVALTMAIIHFLPKLTKAVPSSLVAIVTVTLIVYYMGLDTRTVVDFVRSMTGDDNATISGSLPSFSIPSVPFTLETLYIILPYSLILAAVGLIESLLTLTVIDEMTGTRGKGNRECVAQGASNIVNGFFGAMGGCAMIGQSMININSGGRGRLSGITAAISLLLFILFFSSLIEVIPLAALVGVMFMVVIGTFEWATFRVIRKIPKADTFVIVLVTVVTVFTDLAVAVIIGVIVSALRFAWEHAAHINAEKSIEESGSKVYKVNGPLFFGSVSHFLELFDTSTDPQDVIIDFANSRVCDHSAIEAIDTLAERYIAEGKVLHLRHLSLECKQLMKRAGDMIEVNLIEDPEYHVASDKLGG, encoded by the coding sequence ATGTTTGAATTTCCAAAATATTCCATAGCATCAGTAAAAAATGATGTCTTGTCTGGATTAACCGTCGCACTCGCACTTGTCCCAGAAGCTGTTGCATTTGCTTTTGTTGCAGGTGTTGAACCGCTGGTCGGCTTATATGCAGCATTTATGGTCGGTTTAATCACAGCCATTTTTGGCGGACGTCCAGGTATGATCTCCGGTGCTACGGGTGCGATGGCTGTTGTAATGGTATCGCTTGTAGCTGACAATGGCGTACAATATTTATTTGCGGCCGTTGTGCTTGCCGGTTTATTGCAAGTGCTTGCAGGTGTATTCAAGCTCGGTAAGTTTATTCGGATCGTACCACACCCAGTAATGATGGGGTTTGTGAATGGTCTAGCTATCGTCATTTTCTTAGCGCAATTAGGTCAATTCAAATTCATTGACACTAATGGTGATCTAGCTTGGTTACAAGGGTCACAGCTTTATATCATGTTAGGTCTTGTTGCCCTTACAATGGCTATTATTCATTTCCTACCGAAACTAACAAAAGCAGTACCTTCTTCACTTGTTGCAATTGTAACGGTGACGCTAATTGTTTATTACATGGGACTAGATACGCGTACAGTTGTTGATTTTGTTCGTTCAATGACAGGCGATGATAATGCGACTATTTCAGGTTCATTACCAAGCTTTAGTATTCCAAGTGTGCCATTTACACTAGAAACACTCTATATAATCTTACCTTATTCATTAATTCTTGCTGCAGTTGGTCTTATTGAATCATTATTAACATTAACCGTTATTGATGAGATGACTGGTACACGTGGTAAAGGTAACCGAGAATGTGTTGCACAGGGTGCCTCAAACATCGTTAACGGTTTCTTTGGTGCTATGGGTGGTTGTGCTATGATCGGCCAATCAATGATCAACATCAACTCTGGTGGTCGCGGCCGTTTATCTGGTATCACGGCTGCAATATCACTATTACTCTTTATCCTATTCTTCTCATCGCTTATCGAGGTAATTCCACTAGCTGCACTTGTTGGTGTTATGTTCATGGTTGTGATTGGTACATTTGAATGGGCAACTTTCCGTGTAATACGTAAAATTCCAAAGGCAGATACATTTGTAATTGTGCTTGTTACAGTTGTTACTGTATTTACTGATCTAGCTGTTGCTGTGATTATCGGTGTTATTGTTTCTGCATTACGTTTTGCTTGGGAACATGCCGCACATATCAATGCAGAAAAATCTATCGAAGAGTCTGGTAGCAAAGTATACAAAGTAAATGGTCCACTATTCTTTGGTTCTGTTAGCCACTTCTTAGAGTTATTTGATACATCTACAGATCCACAAGATGTAATCATCGACTTTGCTAACTCACGCGTGTGTGACCACTCAGCGATTGAAGCTATCGACACACTGGCTGAACGTTATATCGCAGAAGGTAAAGTATTACACTTACGCCATCTTTCATTAGAATGTAAGCAATTAATGAAGCGCGCAGGCGATATGATTGAAGTTAATTTAATTGAAGACCCTGAGTACCATGTTGCATCAGATAAACTAGGCGGTTAA
- the ihfA gene encoding integration host factor subunit alpha → MALTKADIAETLFNDVGLSKRESKEMVEAFFEEIRLSLEVNEQVKISGFGNFDLRDKGERPGRNPKTGEDIPITARRVVTFKPGQKLKAKVETISKN, encoded by the coding sequence ATGGCACTAACCAAAGCTGATATTGCTGAAACTTTATTTAACGACGTTGGCCTGAGTAAACGTGAATCTAAAGAAATGGTAGAAGCTTTCTTTGAAGAGATTCGCTTATCTTTAGAAGTTAACGAACAAGTTAAAATATCTGGTTTTGGTAATTTTGACCTTCGTGATAAAGGTGAACGACCTGGTCGTAATCCTAAAACAGGTGAAGATATACCAATTACAGCTCGTCGCGTTGTGACTTTTAAACCGGGTCAGAAGTTGAAAGCGAAAGTTGAGACTATCTCAAAAAATTAG
- the pheT gene encoding phenylalanine--tRNA ligase subunit beta, producing MKFSNEWLQTWVKPGLTNEELAHQITMAGLEVDGIDAVAGDFTGIVVGHVVECGQHPDADKLQVTKIDIGAEELIDIVCGAANCREGLKVAVATVGAVLPGDFKIKKAKLRGQPSHGMLCSESEMGMAESAEGLIELPADAVPGTCIREFLGLDDVTIEVDLTPNRADCLSIAGIAREVGVLNNIAVTAPEWTNATETSAETVSVSVDATAQCPRYLGRVISNLDVTAKTPLWMVERLRRCGTRSIDPIVDVTNYVLLELGQPMHAFDLATLTGGINVRLANQDEKLTLLDGNEVKLNDNTLVIADDSGAIAMAGIFGGEKTGVTTATNSILLESAFFSPLAITGRARAYGLHTDSSHRFERGVDSELQYQAMERATQLIVEICGGEVAPVVDVTTESALPTHAPINLRRHQLDKVIGFHVEDAKVTDILNSLGLSPTFENDTWTVSSPSFRFDIEVEVDLIEEVARVFGYNNIPNVAPVAPLKMTDHNEATLPVRRIRDLMVDRGFQEAITYSFVDPKRQLLLHPEADHLVLPHPISIEMSVMRVSMFTGLVEAVVANQKRQQQRIRLFETGLTFIKDESVENGVLQVPMLGAIIAGTANAESWNQESKSVDYFDLKGDLDALLDQTCNTDEFVLKRASHPGLHPGQSAEIFCGDRSVGHIGTIHPSLEKKLGLNGSTIILEIELATLTSRKLPQAVEVSKFTSNRRDIAMIVKDDVNAGDVLNFIKKVGGNQLVGINLFDVYQGTGVAEGHKSLAISLTLQDISRTLEEKEISEAVNNVVEAISSEFNASLRD from the coding sequence ATGAAATTCAGTAATGAATGGTTACAAACTTGGGTTAAACCAGGTCTTACAAATGAAGAGTTAGCTCATCAAATCACGATGGCTGGTCTAGAAGTTGACGGTATTGATGCTGTTGCGGGTGATTTTACTGGTATCGTTGTGGGTCACGTTGTTGAATGTGGTCAGCATCCGGATGCAGATAAATTACAAGTAACTAAAATTGATATAGGTGCAGAAGAGCTAATCGACATCGTATGTGGTGCAGCTAACTGCCGTGAAGGGCTAAAAGTTGCGGTTGCAACTGTTGGTGCTGTGTTACCAGGTGACTTCAAAATTAAAAAAGCAAAACTACGTGGTCAACCATCACACGGTATGCTTTGTTCTGAGTCTGAAATGGGCATGGCTGAATCAGCTGAAGGTCTCATTGAATTACCCGCTGACGCAGTACCTGGTACTTGTATTCGCGAATTCCTTGGTCTTGATGATGTTACGATCGAAGTTGATCTAACACCTAACCGTGCTGATTGTTTAAGTATCGCAGGTATTGCTCGTGAAGTTGGTGTTTTAAACAACATAGCTGTCACGGCACCTGAATGGACTAATGCAACGGAAACAAGCGCTGAAACAGTAAGTGTTTCTGTAGACGCTACAGCGCAGTGTCCTCGTTACCTTGGTCGTGTGATCAGTAACTTAGATGTGACTGCGAAAACGCCTTTATGGATGGTAGAGCGCCTACGTCGTTGTGGTACTCGTTCAATTGATCCAATCGTTGACGTAACAAACTATGTATTGTTAGAACTAGGTCAACCAATGCATGCATTTGACTTAGCGACTTTAACGGGTGGCATTAATGTTCGTCTTGCAAACCAAGATGAAAAATTAACACTACTTGACGGTAATGAAGTTAAGCTAAATGACAATACACTTGTTATTGCAGATGATAGCGGTGCGATTGCAATGGCTGGTATCTTCGGTGGCGAAAAAACTGGCGTAACGACTGCAACAAACTCAATTTTACTGGAGTCTGCATTCTTTAGCCCGCTCGCGATTACTGGTCGCGCTCGTGCATACGGTCTGCATACTGATTCTTCACATCGTTTTGAACGTGGTGTTGATTCAGAGCTTCAATATCAAGCGATGGAACGTGCAACACAGTTAATCGTTGAAATCTGTGGTGGTGAAGTCGCTCCTGTTGTAGATGTGACTACAGAGTCTGCATTACCGACACATGCGCCAATTAACTTACGTCGTCATCAGTTAGATAAAGTAATTGGCTTCCATGTTGAAGATGCGAAAGTAACTGATATTTTAAACAGTTTAGGTTTATCGCCTACGTTTGAAAATGATACATGGACAGTTTCTTCTCCATCTTTCCGCTTCGATATCGAAGTTGAAGTCGATTTAATCGAAGAAGTAGCGCGTGTATTCGGTTACAACAATATCCCAAATGTTGCACCTGTTGCTCCATTGAAGATGACTGATCATAATGAAGCAACATTACCTGTTCGCCGCATTCGTGACTTAATGGTTGACCGTGGTTTCCAAGAAGCAATTACATATAGCTTTGTTGACCCAAAACGTCAGTTATTATTACACCCTGAAGCAGACCATCTTGTATTACCACATCCAATTTCGATTGAAATGTCAGTAATGCGTGTAAGTATGTTTACAGGTTTGGTAGAAGCTGTTGTAGCTAACCAAAAACGTCAGCAACAGCGTATTCGTTTATTTGAAACTGGTCTTACTTTTATTAAAGATGAATCAGTTGAAAATGGCGTGCTTCAAGTGCCAATGCTTGGTGCAATCATCGCGGGTACAGCAAATGCTGAATCGTGGAATCAAGAGAGTAAGTCTGTTGACTATTTTGATCTTAAAGGCGATTTAGACGCATTATTAGATCAAACATGTAACACTGATGAATTTGTACTTAAACGTGCAAGTCATCCTGGATTACATCCTGGTCAAAGTGCTGAAATCTTCTGTGGTGATCGTTCTGTTGGTCATATTGGTACTATCCATCCTTCACTAGAGAAGAAGTTAGGCCTAAATGGTTCAACGATTATTCTTGAGATTGAACTGGCTACATTAACATCTCGTAAATTGCCGCAAGCTGTTGAAGTTTCTAAGTTTACTTCGAACCGTCGTGACATTGCTATGATTGTTAAAGACGACGTTAACGCTGGTGATGTTCTCAACTTCATCAAAAAAGTTGGCGGGAATCAGTTAGTTGGCATAAACTTGTTTGATGTATACCAAGGTACAGGTGTTGCAGAAGGTCATAAGAGCCTAGCAATCAGCTTAACCTTACAAGATATCTCACGCACCTTGGAAGAAAAAGAAATATCTGAAGCAGTAAATAATGTTGTGGAAGCTATCTCATCTGAATTCAATGCATCCTTGAGGGATTAA
- the pheS gene encoding phenylalanine--tRNA ligase subunit alpha: MQHLKEIIVQAVEAVANATDLATLDTVRVEYLGKKGILTEQMKTLGKLPPAEKPKAGQAINIAKQEVQKVINEKRDALQQAVLDAKLAEEMIDVTAPGRTNLNGGLHPVTRTIERIESFFGELGFAVKSGPEVEDDYHNFDALNIPEHHPARADHDTFYFNPKLVLRTQTSGVQIRTMEVEKPPIRIISPGRVYRNDYDQTHTPMFHQVEGLFVDEKVSFSELKGVLHDFLNNFFEEDLEIRFRPSYFPFTETSAEVDVMGKNGKWLEVLGCGMVHPNVLTSVGIDPEKYSGFAFGMGVERLAMLRYGVNDLRSFFENDLRFLKQFK; the protein is encoded by the coding sequence ATGCAACACCTCAAAGAAATAATAGTACAGGCCGTAGAAGCCGTAGCAAACGCAACTGACCTCGCAACATTGGACACTGTGCGTGTTGAGTACCTTGGTAAAAAGGGTATTTTAACTGAACAGATGAAAACATTAGGTAAACTGCCTCCAGCAGAAAAACCTAAAGCTGGCCAAGCGATTAATATTGCTAAGCAAGAAGTTCAAAAAGTCATTAACGAGAAACGTGATGCATTACAGCAAGCTGTTTTAGATGCTAAATTAGCTGAAGAAATGATTGATGTGACAGCACCAGGTCGTACCAACCTTAATGGTGGTTTACATCCTGTAACACGTACTATCGAACGTATTGAATCATTTTTCGGTGAATTAGGTTTCGCTGTTAAATCTGGACCAGAAGTTGAAGATGATTATCACAACTTTGATGCATTGAATATCCCTGAGCACCATCCTGCTCGTGCGGATCACGATACATTTTACTTTAACCCTAAATTAGTACTAAGAACACAAACGTCTGGTGTTCAAATTCGTACGATGGAAGTGGAAAAACCACCAATTCGTATTATTTCTCCAGGCCGTGTTTACCGTAATGATTACGATCAAACTCACACACCAATGTTCCACCAAGTAGAAGGTCTATTTGTGGACGAAAAGGTAAGCTTTAGCGAACTAAAAGGTGTGTTACACGATTTCCTAAATAACTTCTTTGAAGAAGATTTAGAAATTCGTTTCCGTCCTTCTTATTTCCCATTCACAGAAACTTCTGCCGAAGTTGATGTTATGGGCAAAAATGGTAAATGGTTAGAAGTACTAGGCTGCGGCATGGTACACCCTAACGTATTAACCTCTGTTGGAATCGACCCTGAGAAATACTCTGGCTTTGCCTTTGGTATGGGTGTTGAACGTTTAGCGATGCTTCGCTATGGCGTTAACGATTTACGTTCATTTTTCGAAAATGATTTACGTTTCCTCAAGCAGTTTAAATAA